The Nostoc sp. 'Lobaria pulmonaria (5183) cyanobiont' DNA window CTGAACTAGAAGCAATTTTAGCAATTAATAAACTTGCAATCACGAGGCATACAGAAATAGTTAAGGAACGTTGGGAATTACCTTTATCAGCTAATTTACCAAATATTGGTGCCATCAATGCACCTGCGATCGCCACAAAGCCATACATCCCAATTGTGTCAGATTGAAAGTTAAAAGGTGCTCCGCTTAAATGGAAAGTCAACGTTGTCCAAAATGAGCAAAAGACACCAAACATTAATCCCCCAATTAAAGATGCTTCTCTCAATAAGGAAAAACGTTTTAATTGTTGAATTGTTGATTTTAATAAATCAAAATAATTACCACTATATTCATTATTTACATTAGGCAAGTAAATCTTGAGCAAAACAGTAACAATTAAAATCATTACTGCTGAAAATCCATATACATAACGCCAACTCAAGTATTCAGCAATATATCCACTAAAAACCCTTGCTCCTAAAACTCCAATCAATATACCAGTAAAAATATTGCCTACAGTTTGACCTGTAGTTACTCTATCTATACTTGCTGCTAAGGGAAGAATAATCTGAGCAGAGACTGTTGTAATTCCAATTGCTACGCTCAATATCCAAACCTGGACGATATTTTGTGAAACCGTCATGAATATCAACAAACAGAACAAACATATAAGTAAAGAAAGAATTAATGTTTTTTTGTTGATTTTATCGCCCAAGGGGATTAAAAAGAAAAGCCCAAAACCGTAACCAACTTGCGAAAGCACAGATATGCTACCTGCTTCACCTTCACTAACTTGAAAAGAAGATGCAATATCTTTGAGAATTGGCTGATTATAATAAACGTTAGCAACACACACACCAGATGCGATCGCCATAATCAGTACCTGAACCTTAGT harbors:
- a CDS encoding MFS transporter, whose amino-acid sequence is MKKQISSNGLTKVQVLIMAIASGVCVANVYYNQPILKDIASSFQVSEGEAGSISVLSQVGYGFGLFFLIPLGDKINKKTLILSLLICLFCLLIFMTVSQNIVQVWILSVAIGITTVSAQIILPLAASIDRVTTGQTVGNIFTGILIGVLGARVFSGYIAEYLSWRYVYGFSAVMILIVTVLLKIYLPNVNNEYSGNYFDLLKSTIQQLKRFSLLREASLIGGLMFGVFCSFWTTLTFHLSGAPFNFQSDTIGMYGFVAIAGALMAPIFGKLADKGNSQRSLTISVCLVIASLLIAKIASSSALAIAVAVLLLDVGVQAIQVTNVARIYTLDAQSNSRINTVYMTTYFIGGAVGTSIGLLCWHFGGWNLVTWQMLVFTLLAFIVIVRPKITTASINK